A window of the Henckelia pumila isolate YLH828 chromosome 3, ASM3356847v2, whole genome shotgun sequence genome harbors these coding sequences:
- the LOC140891934 gene encoding uncharacterized protein yields the protein MSGTEEVKEQTDALMEDAEKSTPSSKQEEEAVKKKYGGIVPKKPPLISKDHERAYFDSADWALNKQGADKPKGPLEALRPKLQPTQQQTRYRKSPYAPSEGEDGNTAPSDDVPANE from the exons ATGTCGGGCACTGAGGAAGTCAAAGAGCAAACAGATGCTCTTATGGAGGATGCTGAAAAGTCCACGCCATCATCAAAGCAAGAG GAGGAAGCTGTTAAGAAGAAGTATGGGGGAATTGTCCCCAAGAAACCACCACTGATCTCAAAG GATCATGAAAGAGCCTATTTTGACTCCGCTGACTGGGCTTTGAACAAG CAAGGTGCAGACAAGCCCAAAGGACCACTAGAAGCTCTTCGGCCTAAGTTACAG CCAACACAACAGCAAACCCGATATCGTAAATCTCCTTATGCTCCATCAGAAGGTGAAG ATGGTAATACTGCTCCATCAGATGATGTGCCCGCAAACGAATAA
- the LOC140890617 gene encoding uncharacterized protein At1g01500 has product MDDKDDKLALAIYKPLSFTGGCLEIRLFYVRVAPYSVDTLPDRLTLRHLRRELGVSLEINGSRVQSSDSVSISLRRDRVDKDASEVTYVSTDSVKISGPAEFEVCEEEDLILCGSLQRADVASWTNGSGWSMDCYVATSIANGRSAFLQPKIGVSSPSIEVYIAGCCSGIPEILTKTILVSPRRKVPRQGMLDAIPEEEETGKEQGSLSNGFIRQRKLQFMEADAYDYESDGKVGHSYYSEDMYHGEDGQLSWFNAGVRVGVGIGLGMCLGVGIGVGLLMRSYQATTRSFRRRFF; this is encoded by the exons ATGGATGATAAGGATGATAAATTAGCTCTCGCTATATACAAACCCCTGAGCTTCACGGGGGGTTGCTTGGAAATCCGTTTGTTCTACGTCCGTGTTGCGCCTTATTCGGTCGACACCCTCCCCGATCGACTCACGCTCCGCCACCTCCGCCGAGAACTCGGTGTGTCCTTAGAGATCAACGGATCCCGTGTTCAGTCGTCCGATTCCGTCTCTATCTCCCTACGCCGCGATCGTGTCGACAAGGACGCGTCGGAGGTCACCTATGTCAGCACAGACAGCGTCAAAATATCGGGTCCTGCGGAATTTGAGGTCTGCGAGGAGGAGGATTTGATTCTGTGTGGCTCGTTGCAGAGAGCCGATGTCGCTTCCTGGACCAATGGCTCTGGCTGGAGCATGGATTGTTATGTAGCAACCTCCATTGCTAATGGTAGGTCTGCGTTTTTGCAGCCGAAGATTGGTGTTTCCTCCCCATCAATCGAGGTTTATATAGCGGGATGCTGTTCAGGAATTCCGGAAATTTTGACAAAAACTATCCTGGTCAGTCCAAGGAGGAAGGTACCGAGGCAAGGGATGCTTGATGCTATTCCCGAGGAAGAAGAGACAGGAAAGGAGCAAGGCAGTTTAAGCAATGGTTTTATTAGGCAAAGGAAATTGCAG TTCATGGAAGCAGATGCATATGACTACGAGTCTGATGGGAAAGTTGGACACAGCTATTACTCAGAAGACATGTACCACGGTGAAGATGGCCAACTTTCTTGGTTCAATGCTGGTGTACGGGTTGGTGTCGGGATAGGGCTTGGGATGTGCCTTGGAGTTGGAATTGGTGTTGGTTTACTGATGCGTTCATATCAAGCTACGACTAGGAGTTTCAGGAGAAGGTTTTTTTAG